Part of the Caldisericota bacterium genome, AAGAAACCCAGAGGTTTGCTATCCGTGAAGGCGGTAGAACAGTAGGAGCAGGTGTTATTACTGCAGTGATGGAATAAGGAAAGGGTTGCAATAATGAGAGATATTATTCTTCTTGAGTGTACTGTATGTCGTCGAAGAAATTATTCAACGACGATAAATAAAAAGACAAACAGAGAAAAGCT contains:
- the rpmG gene encoding 50S ribosomal protein L33, whose amino-acid sequence is MRDIILLECTVCRRRNYSTTINKKTNREKLQVKKYCKYCKKHTLHKEVKA